A genomic stretch from Marinobacter fonticola includes:
- a CDS encoding MerR family transcriptional regulator gives MKVKEIARLADVSADTVRFYRREGLLRPRTNPCNGYHVYDSKDLSRLRFIRAANKLGLNLNEVRVILDQTMEDGGVASGNLKELFADRLLRLEQELNELKQLRDDMKAAVEEWQHRPGGVPNGENVQKLIGQWS, from the coding sequence GTGAAAGTTAAAGAAATTGCGAGATTGGCGGATGTCTCCGCGGACACTGTTCGTTTTTATAGGCGCGAAGGGTTACTCCGACCGCGGACAAATCCCTGTAATGGCTACCACGTGTATGATTCGAAAGACCTAAGCCGTTTACGTTTTATTCGTGCGGCTAATAAATTGGGTCTGAACCTGAATGAAGTCAGAGTCATTCTGGATCAAACGATGGAAGATGGCGGCGTTGCTAGCGGCAATCTGAAGGAATTATTTGCAGACCGTCTGCTCAGACTGGAGCAGGAATTAAACGAGCTTAAGCAACTTCGTGACGACATGAAAGCTGCAGTTGAGGAATGGCAACATAGGCCAGGCGGAGTCCCTAATGGGGAGAATGTCCAAAAATTAATAGGCCAGTGGAGCTAG
- a CDS encoding efflux RND transporter periplasmic adaptor subunit, which translates to MRIALVAIVIAMAFGLGWLTSQQTMPMSKSADSSSPAGKSADDKEPLYWVAPMDSNYRRDKPGKSPMGMDLVPVYAEEDTGRDDGGVQINSAVRTNLGVKTQSVSQGSVSIPVRTVGYVADDEDKLIHVHSRIAGWVEVLHIRSPGEEVRRGEPLYEIYSPELVNAQHEFLMSERLKRGSETTATGGKLRALGMTDTQIANLKSTGKVRERITVFAPGSGYVAALPVRAGMFVRPDTEIMAIGSRDSVWVIAEFFERQAGLVVAGQSVEFTTPSMPDTQWQGTIDYVYPELDAKTRTLRARVRVPNPDGRLRPNMFVTLTMDAPIGDDLLTIPRTALIQRSDSQHVLLAEDEGYFRPVPVATGQEAGDRVVIREGLKEGQQVVVSAQFLIDSETSLEAAMLRLETDKQNAGDAGSHDSPARLIQGVGRITELDSDSTSVTLDHGPIPDLGWPAMTMTFGIADSVDLGDLGPDQSVNFGFRETPEGYRIERIEPAQDAQ; encoded by the coding sequence ATGCGCATTGCCCTGGTGGCGATAGTGATCGCTATGGCCTTTGGTCTTGGCTGGCTGACCAGTCAGCAAACTATGCCAATGTCCAAATCAGCCGATTCCAGCAGTCCAGCCGGGAAATCGGCCGACGATAAAGAGCCCTTGTACTGGGTTGCCCCCATGGATTCCAACTACCGCCGGGATAAGCCGGGCAAGTCCCCCATGGGAATGGATCTAGTGCCCGTTTATGCGGAAGAGGACACCGGCCGGGACGATGGCGGGGTGCAGATAAACTCTGCTGTCAGGACCAACCTGGGAGTTAAAACCCAGTCGGTCTCCCAAGGTTCGGTCTCCATTCCGGTCCGTACCGTGGGTTATGTCGCCGACGACGAGGACAAACTGATCCACGTCCACAGCCGTATCGCCGGTTGGGTAGAGGTTCTCCATATTCGCTCACCGGGAGAGGAAGTCCGTCGCGGCGAGCCACTGTATGAGATCTATTCGCCGGAGCTGGTCAATGCCCAGCATGAGTTCCTGATGTCCGAGCGCCTGAAACGAGGCTCAGAGACGACAGCAACGGGCGGCAAGCTACGGGCCCTGGGTATGACAGATACCCAAATTGCCAACCTGAAAAGCACAGGAAAGGTCCGTGAGCGCATCACCGTGTTCGCCCCCGGTTCAGGCTATGTGGCCGCTCTGCCGGTCCGTGCCGGTATGTTTGTGCGTCCGGACACCGAAATCATGGCCATCGGCAGCCGCGATTCGGTCTGGGTGATCGCCGAATTCTTCGAACGCCAGGCCGGGCTCGTCGTTGCCGGCCAATCGGTGGAATTCACCACACCCTCCATGCCAGACACTCAATGGCAGGGCACCATTGACTACGTCTACCCGGAGCTGGATGCCAAAACCCGGACTTTGCGGGCACGGGTGCGCGTTCCCAATCCTGATGGCCGGCTGCGCCCCAACATGTTCGTAACTCTCACGATGGATGCCCCCATCGGCGATGACCTGCTGACCATCCCCAGAACGGCGCTGATCCAGCGCAGCGATAGTCAGCACGTGCTGCTGGCCGAAGACGAAGGCTACTTCCGCCCGGTGCCGGTCGCAACCGGCCAGGAAGCGGGGGACAGGGTGGTCATCCGCGAGGGGCTAAAAGAAGGACAGCAGGTGGTCGTGTCCGCCCAGTTCCTGATCGACTCCGAAACGAGCCTCGAGGCCGCCATGCTTCGGCTTGAAACGGATAAGCAAAATGCAGGCGATGCGGGTTCACACGACTCGCCTGCCAGGCTGATCCAGGGCGTCGGCCGAATCACGGAACTCGATAGCGACAGCACCTCAGTCACCCTCGATCACGGCCCGATTCCCGACCTTGGTTGGCCAGCCATGACGATGACATTTGGTATCGCCGATTCCGTGGATTTGGGAGACCTGGGCCCCGATCAGAGCGTCAACTTCGGCTTTCGGGAGACACCTGAAGGCTACCGTATAGAACGCATTGAACCTGCGCAAGATGCGCAATAA
- a CDS encoding TolC family protein: MIRLAEIQVILVLLVAISSPSTAQSLEAVDQWIAEALANNAALGAQKSSIEVARAGVDSSDTWADPVFKYGIAPETLAGPNTVGHRFELSQQLPWPDQLSASRKAAEAEVIAARQDTQWRVRQLTASVKGAYAQWWFANEAIELHHETRALVEQLAKVSDQRLSYGVGSQSQMLRVQTELDTLDARLVELKADQARLAGKLIPLLGRRPTDSNLQLSLPPDTPLVSNGRNGMDHPMIEAAQAREAEARARLEIAETNRRPAFTASAGYNSLWADDSKRWMIGIGIRIPFSGQRQHSAVRKAAAEVSQHQWRTTQAHREWLASIADMKASVQAGYDRLDILNQRHLPNQRAHWEASLNELASGTGRLEDAINSARQLNGVKLARAAIIRDLYSARAGYEALLPMDTTDVSN, from the coding sequence ATGATCCGGTTAGCGGAAATCCAAGTCATATTGGTGCTATTGGTCGCGATATCCTCGCCGTCAACTGCACAATCCCTTGAAGCAGTGGACCAATGGATCGCCGAGGCACTGGCCAACAACGCCGCCCTCGGCGCACAGAAGTCCTCCATCGAGGTCGCGAGGGCCGGGGTGGATAGTTCTGATACCTGGGCCGACCCTGTCTTTAAATACGGTATCGCACCAGAAACCCTGGCGGGCCCCAACACGGTTGGCCATCGTTTCGAGCTCAGCCAGCAATTACCCTGGCCAGACCAGCTATCGGCGTCCCGTAAGGCGGCGGAAGCAGAAGTAATCGCAGCCCGGCAGGACACTCAGTGGCGGGTTCGGCAGCTGACGGCCAGCGTTAAGGGGGCCTACGCGCAATGGTGGTTCGCCAACGAGGCGATTGAACTTCACCATGAGACCCGCGCTCTTGTGGAGCAGCTTGCGAAGGTTTCCGATCAACGGCTGAGCTATGGCGTAGGCTCTCAAAGCCAGATGCTCAGGGTGCAAACGGAATTGGATACCCTGGATGCCCGATTGGTTGAACTGAAGGCGGACCAAGCAAGGCTTGCCGGCAAGCTGATCCCATTGCTCGGGCGCCGTCCCACCGATTCCAACCTGCAACTGTCTCTGCCGCCGGACACGCCTCTGGTGTCCAACGGTCGGAACGGGATGGATCACCCGATGATTGAGGCTGCCCAAGCACGAGAAGCTGAGGCCCGCGCCCGACTGGAGATTGCCGAGACCAATCGCAGGCCCGCGTTTACAGCCAGTGCGGGCTACAACAGCCTGTGGGCTGACGATAGCAAACGTTGGATGATCGGTATCGGCATTCGGATACCGTTTAGCGGGCAACGACAGCACAGTGCCGTTCGCAAGGCCGCCGCCGAAGTTTCCCAGCACCAATGGCGGACCACCCAGGCACACCGAGAGTGGCTGGCTTCGATTGCAGATATGAAGGCGAGCGTTCAGGCTGGCTATGACCGTTTGGACATCCTCAACCAGCGGCATTTGCCCAATCAGCGCGCTCACTGGGAAGCCAGCCTGAACGAGCTGGCCAGTGGCACCGGCAGGCTCGAAGACGCCATCAATAGTGCAAGGCAACTCAATGGAGTGAAACTCGCGAGAGCTGCGATCATCCGTGATCTTTATAGCGCCAGGGCGGGATACGAAGCTTTGCTGCCAATGGATACCACCGACGTATCAAACTGA
- a CDS encoding MBL fold metallo-hydrolase, with product MQNFRCSSGQPDVAGFYDPLSSSIQYVVTDTRTLKCAIIDPVLDFDEKSGSTAFHLADEILAYIAEQGLEVEWILDTHPHADHMSAAHYLKEKTGAPTGIGTYVKDVQALWKDLYNWPVFPADGRQWDHLFADGDVVRVGSIQGRVLFSPGHTLASVTYLLGDAAFVHDTLFQPDSGTARADFPGGDARQLWQSIQEILALPDETRLFTGHDYRPGGREARWESTVREQRETNKHLMGDQTEDGYIAMRNERDKELPMPKLLLHALQVNIRGGELPEPEDNGRRYLKIPLDAFDGAVWD from the coding sequence ATGCAGAACTTCAGATGTTCTTCTGGACAACCTGATGTAGCAGGCTTCTATGATCCACTGTCGTCTAGTATCCAGTACGTAGTTACCGACACGAGAACCCTAAAGTGCGCCATTATCGATCCGGTTCTTGATTTCGATGAGAAATCCGGCTCGACAGCATTTCATCTTGCCGATGAGATCCTGGCATACATAGCAGAGCAGGGGCTCGAGGTTGAATGGATATTGGATACTCATCCTCATGCCGACCATATGTCCGCCGCACACTATCTGAAAGAGAAAACAGGGGCGCCAACGGGGATAGGCACCTATGTAAAAGACGTGCAGGCACTATGGAAGGACCTTTACAATTGGCCTGTTTTTCCTGCCGATGGCCGTCAATGGGACCATCTTTTTGCGGACGGCGATGTGGTCCGGGTGGGGTCAATTCAGGGCAGGGTATTGTTTTCTCCCGGCCATACGCTGGCGTCAGTTACCTATTTACTGGGTGATGCGGCTTTTGTGCACGACACGCTTTTCCAGCCTGATAGCGGTACTGCCCGCGCCGATTTTCCGGGTGGCGATGCCCGCCAGCTCTGGCAATCCATTCAGGAGATTCTGGCCCTGCCCGACGAGACCCGGCTATTTACCGGCCATGACTATCGACCGGGCGGCCGAGAGGCAAGGTGGGAGAGTACCGTGCGCGAACAGCGGGAAACCAACAAGCACCTGATGGGTGATCAGACTGAAGATGGATACATCGCCATGCGGAACGAGCGTGACAAAGAGCTCCCCATGCCCAAGCTTCTCCTCCATGCGCTGCAGGTGAACATACGTGGCGGTGAATTGCCCGAGCCCGAAGACAATGGTCGGCGCTATTTGAAGATACCTCTTGATGCCTTTGATGGCGCAGTTTGGGACTAG
- a CDS encoding FAD-dependent oxidoreductase produces METSCGAIQVDEYLQTTVPGVYAAGDCTNQPEFVYVAAAGGSRAAFNMTGGKAALDLSAMPGVMFTDPQVATVGLTEAEAINRDLSIDTRTLNLENVPRALVNFETNGFIKMVAEKGSGRLLGVQAVTGEAGELIQTAVMALRARMTVQEIGNELFPYLTTVEGLKLCAQAFTKDVKQLSCCAG; encoded by the coding sequence GTGGAAACCTCCTGTGGTGCGATTCAGGTGGATGAATACCTGCAAACAACAGTCCCAGGTGTTTATGCTGCCGGAGACTGCACCAATCAGCCGGAGTTCGTCTATGTCGCGGCTGCTGGGGGTAGTCGGGCAGCCTTCAACATGACGGGGGGCAAGGCCGCCCTGGATCTCAGTGCCATGCCGGGCGTGATGTTTACTGATCCCCAGGTGGCCACGGTTGGCTTGACCGAAGCCGAGGCCATCAATCGAGACCTGAGCATCGATACCCGTACGCTGAATCTGGAAAACGTGCCGCGAGCTCTGGTGAATTTCGAAACTAACGGGTTTATCAAAATGGTGGCGGAGAAGGGATCAGGGCGATTACTGGGCGTCCAGGCGGTAACCGGTGAAGCAGGTGAACTGATCCAGACTGCGGTGATGGCACTGCGTGCTCGTATGACCGTACAAGAAATCGGCAACGAGCTGTTTCCCTACCTCACCACAGTGGAAGGGCTGAAACTCTGTGCTCAGGCCTTTACGAAAGACGTTAAGCAGCTTTCCTGCTGCGCTGGATGA
- a CDS encoding class I SAM-dependent methyltransferase, with translation MSAFSRIAGDYDDLWLLTDGYRDWMLTKTLGHLSMRRNSKFADLGGGTGIFAHLLKLGVPLESDAICVDPSDAMLLNAGRYRGLQTYCESAETFAHRQVPMDRILIKESIHHVRNRQNFWEKISSSLRPDGRVLVVTRPSLPELPLFKRAMTAFSESQPELEILLDEISSSGLRAVTNTEQYHVQIPKERWYAMLRARFMSSLAGFTPGEIEDGILEVDSQLDRDQVRFTDRLFFVVAEHEPQ, from the coding sequence ATGTCAGCTTTTTCAAGGATTGCCGGGGACTATGATGATCTCTGGCTTTTAACCGATGGCTACCGGGACTGGATGCTGACCAAGACTCTTGGGCATTTGAGTATGCGAAGGAATAGTAAATTCGCGGACCTGGGAGGTGGAACCGGTATATTTGCTCACCTCCTGAAGCTGGGCGTGCCGCTTGAGTCTGACGCCATATGCGTGGATCCCTCCGACGCCATGCTCTTGAACGCAGGGCGGTACCGAGGCCTCCAGACATATTGTGAATCTGCTGAAACGTTTGCCCATAGGCAGGTGCCAATGGACCGGATTCTTATCAAGGAATCGATCCATCACGTCCGGAATCGTCAGAATTTTTGGGAGAAAATAAGCTCAAGTTTAAGGCCCGATGGCCGTGTTTTGGTGGTGACTCGGCCCAGTTTGCCGGAGCTTCCCCTTTTTAAACGGGCGATGACGGCCTTTTCAGAGAGCCAGCCGGAACTTGAAATTCTTCTCGATGAAATCTCCAGTTCAGGTCTCAGAGCTGTGACAAACACGGAGCAGTACCACGTCCAGATCCCGAAGGAGCGCTGGTATGCAATGCTTCGGGCTCGGTTTATGTCGAGTCTCGCAGGCTTTACTCCCGGTGAAATTGAGGACGGTATCCTAGAAGTCGACAGCCAGCTTGACAGAGATCAGGTCCGCTTCACTGACCGTTTGTTCTTCGTGGTTGCTGAGCATGAGCCACAATGA
- a CDS encoding copper-binding protein codes for MNLKTLTMAVVFGLTLGPALTVADSNMGSMSGMDKKESTGPVQSRGVITAINTEKRKITLNHEPIPELNWPSMTMGFPVAPEVNLEGLGKNDSVFFTLTPAGKGQQITNIRKQ; via the coding sequence ATGAACCTGAAAACCCTGACGATGGCTGTTGTGTTTGGATTAACGCTGGGTCCCGCTCTGACGGTGGCCGATAGCAACATGGGCTCCATGTCCGGCATGGACAAAAAGGAGTCAACGGGCCCGGTCCAGAGTCGCGGCGTGATCACCGCGATCAACACCGAAAAACGCAAGATAACCCTGAATCACGAGCCCATTCCGGAGCTGAATTGGCCGAGCATGACGATGGGGTTTCCCGTGGCGCCAGAGGTGAACTTGGAGGGCCTGGGTAAAAACGATTCGGTTTTTTTCACCCTGACACCGGCCGGTAAGGGCCAGCAAATAACCAACATCAGGAAACAATAG
- a CDS encoding methyltransferase family protein — protein MKETIAHSGAWGIAAIMIVLISWVMYRWLAPRTWREWGSAGVVQAFIIALYAEMYGFPLTVYLLVRFFDLDGSELSANLWSSLLGIGEMGMLVAMLLGYALAVTGIGIFLQGWRELHRAHQQDRLATDGLYSVVRHPQYTGLFLILFGEGIVHWPTLFSVSLFPIIVLAYSLLARHEERKVIERFGEEYRTYQQDVPRFIPRVGRLAKLIGKSRSGLG, from the coding sequence ATGAAAGAAACTATTGCTCATTCCGGAGCCTGGGGTATAGCGGCGATCATGATCGTCCTGATCTCCTGGGTCATGTATCGTTGGCTCGCTCCCAGGACATGGCGGGAGTGGGGCAGTGCCGGGGTGGTGCAAGCATTTATTATCGCATTGTATGCAGAGATGTACGGCTTCCCTCTCACTGTCTATTTGCTCGTGCGGTTCTTTGACTTGGACGGTAGTGAGCTCAGTGCGAATCTCTGGTCTTCGCTGCTCGGTATCGGCGAGATGGGTATGCTCGTCGCGATGCTGCTCGGCTATGCTCTGGCTGTGACTGGCATCGGTATTTTTCTGCAGGGATGGCGAGAACTTCACCGTGCACACCAACAAGATCGCCTTGCTACGGATGGACTCTATAGCGTCGTGAGGCATCCTCAATATACGGGCCTTTTTCTCATCCTGTTCGGGGAGGGAATTGTGCATTGGCCGACGCTGTTCTCCGTTAGTCTGTTCCCCATCATCGTTCTCGCCTATAGCCTGCTCGCACGCCATGAAGAGCGAAAGGTGATTGAGCGGTTTGGGGAGGAGTACCGAACCTACCAGCAGGATGTGCCGAGGTTTATTCCAAGAGTCGGCCGACTTGCAAAACTCATTGGCAAGTCCCGCTCGGGGCTGGGCTGA
- a CDS encoding sulfite exporter TauE/SafE family protein produces the protein MDPSIFGFSPFAAAFVFGLLGGAHCIGMCGGIMGALTFSVPREVSRPHRVFGLLLGFNAGRISSYMVVGALVGLVGAGLSHALDGVALVLRIVAAVMLILMALYIANWWKGLVRIESLGRYAWDIVAPIGKRFMPVVRVRQAFGLGAVWGWMPCGLIYSMLAWSLAIAEPLQGAALMGAFGLGTLPTVLATGMAARRISGWIQNPTTRTVAALLIISFAAWQLWHLQAMGAMH, from the coding sequence ATGGATCCTTCTATATTTGGTTTCTCCCCCTTTGCGGCCGCCTTTGTTTTCGGTCTCCTTGGGGGTGCGCACTGTATTGGAATGTGCGGCGGTATCATGGGCGCGCTGACCTTTTCGGTGCCTCGCGAGGTGAGTCGGCCTCACCGTGTATTTGGATTGTTGCTGGGGTTTAATGCAGGCCGCATCTCCAGTTACATGGTCGTCGGAGCTCTTGTCGGTTTAGTCGGTGCCGGGCTCAGCCATGCGCTGGATGGTGTTGCTCTTGTGCTGAGAATAGTGGCTGCCGTCATGTTGATATTGATGGCGCTATATATCGCCAATTGGTGGAAGGGGCTGGTTCGTATCGAGTCCTTGGGCCGCTATGCCTGGGATATCGTAGCTCCTATCGGAAAGCGGTTTATGCCCGTTGTCAGGGTCCGCCAGGCATTTGGTTTGGGCGCAGTCTGGGGATGGATGCCCTGTGGATTAATTTACTCAATGCTCGCCTGGAGTCTTGCGATTGCGGAACCCCTGCAGGGCGCCGCACTGATGGGTGCGTTCGGGCTTGGAACCCTGCCGACGGTGCTGGCAACCGGCATGGCAGCACGGCGTATCTCAGGCTGGATCCAGAACCCAACGACACGCACAGTGGCAGCGCTGCTGATCATCTCGTTTGCCGCCTGGCAACTGTGGCACTTGCAAGCCATGGGCGCCATGCACTGA
- a CDS encoding efflux RND transporter permease subunit, with the protein MINAIIQWSLHNRFFVLLATLILTGWGFYSVRETPIDAIPDLSDVQVIVKTPYPGQAPQVVEDQVTYPLTTAMLSVPGAKTVRGYSFFGDSFVYVIFDDDTDLYWARSRVLEYLSQVAGQLPDAAKPELGPDATGVGWVYSYALVDRSGQHNLSELRAIQDWFLKFELQTVPGVSEVASVGGMVKQYQVVVDPNRLRAHDITLQRIHAAINNANQETGASVVEMAEAEYMVRVTGYLQNEEDLRQVPLGVSENGKPLLLKDVADIQLGPQIRRGVAELNGEGEVAGGIVVMRFGENALATIQGVKQRLEDIKASLPDGVEVVPTYDRSTLINSAVDNLYGKLLKEFLVVVLICAVFLFHLRSSLVVIVSLPVGILAAFVVMHAQGINANIMSLGGIAIAIGAMVDGAIVMVENVHKHMERTPLTPENRWAVMSRAAGEVGPALFFSLMIITVSFLPVFTLEAQEGKLFAPLAFTKTYAMAAAAGLAITLVPVLMGYFIRGKVLPEHRNPINRLLIFLYKPVIDWALRRPVLMLASGLIVLVIGFWPANKLGSEFMPPLDEGDLMYMPTTYPGISIGKARQILQQTDKLIASIPEVETVFGKIGRADTATDPAPLTMIETFIQFKPRDQWRPGVTPESLRRELDQTVKLPGLTNAWVMPIKTRIDMLSTGIKTPVGIKVAGPDLAVIQGIGEELERVLSDIPGTASAFSERVAGGRYIKVDIQRESAARFGLNISDIQSVVRTAIGGMNVASTVEGLERYPINLRYPQGYRDSVEQMRLLPIVTPDGKRIALSDVADIRIDHGPPMIKSENARINGWTLVDIEGRDLGSWVQEAQARVQEEMDLPSGYSLTWSGQYEYMQRAKERLTMVVPLTLAIIIILLYLNFRNLTEVAIILGTLPFGMIGGIWLMYLLGYNLSVAVAVGFIALAGVAVEIGVLMLVYLNQSLHNALETVDHQPGELSADALRQAISHGAAQRVRPIMMTFAAIVAGLVPIMLGSGTGSEVMQRIAGPMIGGMVTTLILTLLLIPVIFYLWQHARFKKIIKKGTFR; encoded by the coding sequence ATGATTAACGCCATTATCCAGTGGTCGCTTCATAATCGATTTTTTGTACTCCTTGCTACCCTCATTCTGACCGGATGGGGCTTCTATTCCGTCCGCGAAACACCTATCGACGCCATACCGGACCTGTCGGACGTGCAGGTGATTGTTAAAACGCCTTATCCCGGTCAGGCGCCACAGGTGGTGGAAGACCAGGTAACTTACCCGCTGACCACCGCCATGCTCTCAGTACCGGGTGCCAAGACAGTTCGCGGATACTCCTTCTTTGGCGATTCCTTCGTCTACGTGATTTTCGATGACGACACCGACCTGTACTGGGCCCGCTCACGGGTGCTGGAATACCTGAGCCAAGTGGCCGGGCAACTCCCCGATGCAGCCAAACCTGAACTGGGGCCGGATGCCACTGGCGTTGGCTGGGTGTATTCCTATGCCCTCGTAGACCGCAGTGGCCAGCACAATCTGTCGGAACTGCGGGCCATTCAGGACTGGTTCCTGAAGTTTGAGCTGCAAACCGTGCCAGGCGTATCCGAGGTAGCGAGCGTGGGAGGCATGGTCAAACAGTACCAAGTGGTAGTGGACCCGAATCGGCTACGTGCCCACGACATCACTCTGCAGCGCATTCATGCCGCCATCAATAATGCCAACCAGGAAACCGGCGCTTCGGTAGTGGAGATGGCCGAGGCGGAATACATGGTACGGGTTACTGGTTACCTGCAGAACGAGGAGGATCTGCGTCAGGTGCCGCTGGGCGTTAGCGAAAATGGCAAGCCCTTGTTGCTGAAGGATGTGGCGGATATCCAGTTGGGGCCCCAGATACGTCGGGGTGTCGCCGAACTGAATGGAGAAGGTGAGGTGGCCGGTGGCATCGTAGTGATGCGCTTCGGCGAAAACGCACTGGCAACCATTCAGGGTGTTAAACAACGGCTCGAAGATATCAAGGCCAGCCTCCCGGATGGCGTCGAAGTCGTGCCCACCTATGATCGTTCCACGCTAATCAACAGCGCGGTCGATAACCTATACGGCAAGTTGTTGAAAGAGTTCCTGGTGGTTGTCCTGATCTGCGCGGTGTTCCTGTTCCACCTGCGCTCTTCGCTGGTGGTTATCGTCAGTCTTCCGGTGGGTATTCTCGCCGCGTTTGTGGTGATGCATGCCCAGGGCATCAACGCCAACATTATGTCCCTCGGCGGTATCGCCATTGCTATCGGCGCCATGGTGGATGGTGCCATCGTAATGGTCGAAAACGTCCATAAACACATGGAGCGTACCCCGCTGACCCCGGAAAACCGATGGGCCGTCATGTCACGAGCTGCTGGCGAGGTTGGGCCTGCGCTGTTTTTCTCACTGATGATTATCACCGTCAGTTTTCTGCCGGTATTCACCCTGGAAGCTCAGGAAGGCAAGCTCTTCGCACCCCTGGCGTTCACCAAAACCTACGCTATGGCTGCGGCTGCCGGGCTAGCGATTACGTTGGTGCCGGTGCTGATGGGCTACTTCATTCGTGGGAAGGTATTGCCGGAGCACCGCAATCCTATCAACCGACTGCTGATCTTCCTTTACAAACCGGTCATTGATTGGGCTTTACGGCGTCCAGTTCTGATGCTTGCAAGTGGCCTGATTGTGCTGGTCATCGGCTTTTGGCCGGCCAATAAGCTGGGCAGTGAGTTTATGCCGCCTCTGGACGAGGGGGATCTGATGTACATGCCCACCACTTATCCCGGTATCTCCATTGGCAAGGCACGCCAGATTCTGCAACAGACTGACAAACTGATCGCCAGTATCCCCGAGGTGGAAACCGTGTTCGGCAAAATAGGCCGCGCCGATACGGCTACCGATCCGGCCCCGCTGACCATGATCGAAACCTTCATCCAGTTTAAACCTCGAGACCAATGGCGACCCGGCGTGACACCGGAATCCCTACGCCGGGAACTGGACCAAACCGTCAAACTCCCCGGCCTCACCAATGCCTGGGTGATGCCGATCAAAACCCGCATAGACATGCTCTCCACAGGGATTAAGACCCCAGTGGGCATCAAGGTCGCCGGGCCTGATCTGGCGGTTATCCAAGGCATAGGGGAAGAACTGGAACGGGTACTGTCTGATATACCGGGCACTGCCTCCGCCTTTTCCGAAAGGGTGGCCGGTGGCCGCTACATCAAGGTGGATATACAGCGCGAGTCCGCCGCTCGTTTCGGGTTGAATATCTCAGACATTCAATCAGTGGTGCGCACCGCAATTGGCGGCATGAATGTAGCCAGCACCGTGGAGGGGTTGGAGCGCTATCCCATCAACCTGCGCTACCCCCAGGGCTACCGGGATTCGGTAGAGCAGATGCGCCTGTTGCCCATCGTGACGCCTGATGGCAAGCGTATCGCCTTGTCGGATGTGGCGGATATTCGCATCGATCATGGGCCACCGATGATCAAGTCGGAAAACGCTCGAATCAACGGCTGGACCCTGGTGGACATCGAAGGCCGGGATCTGGGCAGTTGGGTCCAGGAAGCCCAGGCCCGCGTTCAGGAAGAGATGGACCTGCCCTCCGGCTATTCCCTGACCTGGTCCGGACAATATGAGTACATGCAGCGTGCCAAGGAACGCCTGACGATGGTCGTGCCCCTTACTCTGGCTATCATCATCATCCTGCTATACCTGAACTTCCGCAATCTGACTGAGGTGGCCATCATCCTCGGGACCCTACCGTTTGGCATGATCGGCGGCATCTGGCTGATGTACCTGCTGGGCTACAACCTGTCCGTGGCCGTAGCCGTCGGCTTTATCGCCCTCGCCGGGGTGGCGGTGGAAATCGGCGTGCTGATGCTGGTGTACCTGAACCAGTCCCTGCACAACGCTTTAGAGACCGTCGATCATCAGCCAGGGGAGTTGTCGGCGGATGCCCTGCGCCAGGCGATCAGCCACGGGGCTGCGCAACGGGTGCGCCCGATTATGATGACCTTCGCCGCCATCGTGGCCGGCCTGGTGCCCATCATGTTAGGCAGCGGTACCGGCTCGGAAGTGATGCAGCGGATCGCAGGGCCAATGATCGGGGGGATGGTCACCACGCTGATCCTGACGCTGCTGCTGATCCCGGTAATTTTCTATCTCTGGCAGCATGCCCGGTTTAAAAAAATTATTAAAAAAGGAACCTTCCGATGA